Below is a window of Geomonas oryzisoli DNA.
GCTTCAGGTTCTGGTCACGCAGGTAGTAGTTCGCGCCGCCGCCGGTCCAGAAAACGCGCTGGTCGTAGATGCCGTTCAAGTTGGCGAACTTCCAGTTCTCGTGGCGCACGAACAGCTGGAGCGGGATGTTGGGGAGCATGTAGCCCGCCTTGACGTAGTAGCCGTTTTTCTCCCCGTTGATGCCGACCACGTTGACGTCGGGATTGTCGCCCAGGTAGGCGTTGTCGAGATCCACCTTCTCGTACGCGCCGGAAGCGGTGAAGGTTCCCAGCCCCTCGACCGGGTATTCGACGAAGCCGTCGAAGGTCCAGGCCTTGTAATCCTTCTTGCCGGTCCTGGCGATGGTGTCGGCGTAGGCGATGTCAGGCTCGAACTGGTAGGCCGCGCCGAAGGTGGCGACCTTCTTCTTGCCCAGGTAGGTCCCCTTGTAGCCGTAGTCGTTCTCCGGGTCGAGCAGCGTCACGTGGGCGCGGGCCGAGTAGCGGAAGTTCGAGGCGGGTGCGGTGTCCCCGGAAACGGCCTTGCGTCCCTCCATGGCGTCCAGGCGGTATTGGAACATGTCGTTGAAGAGGTTGCCCCAGACGGCCACACCGGTGTCGCGGGTGGTGACGTAGGGGGCCCGGATGAAGAGCGAGCGGTCCAGGGTAAGGGGCGCCTCGCAGGCCTCCAGGTTCTCGCGCGACAGGTTGTACTTGAACTTGCCGACGTTGATGCGGAATGCGTTGTCGATCTTGAAGCGGACCACCGCGTCCAGGAGCTGGAAGTTGGAGCCCTGGTTCTCGGATGCCACGTCGAGCGGGGTCAGGTTCTGGTCGTCGGTGTACTCGGTCTGCACGTAGATGGACATCATGTCGCCGTACTTGCCCATGAGCGCCAGGCGGTTGCGGCGGAAGTTGAAGTTGGCCGTGGTGTCCTCGTTGTTGTCGCCGGAGCCGATGTCGCGGAAGGTCATCTGGAACTGGCCCTTGTAGTCCAGCTGCAGCGCCCCCTCGTCGTTGGGTCCGAAGGTCATCTTGGGTCCTGCATATGCGGTTCCGCTGGCCAGAGCTACCCCGAGCAGGGCAGCACAGACGGTCTTGTTGATTTTGATCATAGTCGTCTACTCCCTATATGGTCATGTGGTCGATTGATGATCCGAAAGCTGCCTGGGCTCCTAGCAGCCGCCTCCGCCGCCGGAAGTGCCGCTGCCGCCGCTGGTGGTAACCGGGCTATGGTAGGCCGCATCCGTGTCTTCGATCTGGTTGCCGTTCGCGTAGCTCGGCTCCGGGCTCAAGAGGCGGGAGGTGTAGGTGACGATGGTGCGCCCGGCATCGATGTTGTAGGTGCGGGAATCGGTCAGGGCCGTGGTGTCCCAGATGGAACCGACGGCGAGCTTGCCGCCCGCGTTGGCCAGGGTGGTGCCGACTTTGTCGGAGCTGGCCATGAGCCCCCACTGTCCCCAGGAGCCGTCGTACCAGACCGCTTTCATGGTCCCGGCGGTGGTCTCGTTGTAGTAGGCATAGCCGTCGATGGCGAAGAACAGGACCGAGGCGATGTTGCCGGCGCGACAGATGGTGTAGATCGAGGTGCGGCCGGCCGGGATGGCCAGCGCCGTTTTGACGTCGTCGACGGACTTGAACTTGCCTGCCGTGTGCAGCAGGGTGTGCGCCTTGTTGCGGCCGCCGTGCACGGCGCCTTCGAAGACGACGTACTTGGTCGGAGTGGAGGTGTCGATCAGGTCGGAAGTGGGGCCGGCCGGAACGTCCGTGCTCCTGCCGTCGATGAAATCGTTGCTCACGGTTCCCGCGCTGACCGCGGCGATCATGTCGGAGAGCGAAGCCCTCAGATCAGGCTTGACCCGGTTGACGCCGTTAGGGGTCACCGCGTAGCTCGACCTGGCGATGGTGGGCTTGTCGAAGACCAGCGGCAGCCCCGCGGTCTTCCAGGCCTTGTTGCCGCCGTTGAGAACCTTGAGCCTTTCCTTGGGGAAGCCCCAGTAGCGGAATACGGTGTAGCCCCTGGTGAGGTTCCAGGGGGATCCGCTTTCGGCCTCGGAGGTGGTGAAAACGATGGTGGTGTTGGCATCGATGCCGGT
It encodes the following:
- the extI gene encoding selenite/tellurite reduction operon porin ExtI — translated: MIKINKTVCAALLGVALASGTAYAGPKMTFGPNDEGALQLDYKGQFQMTFRDIGSGDNNEDTTANFNFRRNRLALMGKYGDMMSIYVQTEYTDDQNLTPLDVASENQGSNFQLLDAVVRFKIDNAFRINVGKFKYNLSRENLEACEAPLTLDRSLFIRAPYVTTRDTGVAVWGNLFNDMFQYRLDAMEGRKAVSGDTAPASNFRYSARAHVTLLDPENDYGYKGTYLGKKKVATFGAAYQFEPDIAYADTIARTGKKDYKAWTFDGFVEYPVEGLGTFTASGAYEKVDLDNAYLGDNPDVNVVGINGEKNGYYVKAGYMLPNIPLQLFVRHENWKFANLNGIYDQRVFWTGGGANYYLRDQNLKLTFEANSTGFRNGSGTTADGTEDFMTYVTQLQVIF
- the extH gene encoding selenite/tellurite reduction operon rhodanese-like protein ExtH produces the protein MSEKMMKKSRVVLFSLLGLVAVAALSIWGCGDTSYDSPAKVITTTKTATALIEPTELNQWLTEGKVNKAGGYDRVVILQVDGTITNYDLGHIAGSQSVGLTTELAQTRVEGPMYTGSMVPDGMTMDTLIQRTGIDANTTIVFTTSEAESGSPWNLTRGYTVFRYWGFPKERLKVLNGGNKAWKTAGLPLVFDKPTIARSSYAVTPNGVNRVKPDLRASLSDMIAAVSAGTVSNDFIDGRSTDVPAGPTSDLIDTSTPTKYVVFEGAVHGGRNKAHTLLHTAGKFKSVDDVKTALAIPAGRTSIYTICRAGNIASVLFFAIDGYAYYNETTAGTMKAVWYDGSWGQWGLMASSDKVGTTLANAGGKLAVGSIWDTTALTDSRTYNIDAGRTIVTYTSRLLSPEPSYANGNQIEDTDAAYHSPVTTSGGSGTSGGGGGC